The following are encoded together in the Leguminivora glycinivorella isolate SPB_JAAS2020 chromosome 18, LegGlyc_1.1, whole genome shotgun sequence genome:
- the LOC125236019 gene encoding uncharacterized protein LOC125236019: protein MGILKVLPLMYLLATTSAWLPENYENCLCPTESPTIINSLDTDRSGVERLVVFVYKKPDTGEIVSFIPQKEHQRKIPDFPIRTVEFTILIRFSPLEKYLTSVPVKI, encoded by the exons ATGGGTATATTGAAG GTTTTACCGTTGATGTACTTGTTGGCGACAACATCCGCATG GTTACcagaaaattatgaaaattgcctGTGTCCAACGGAATCCCCCACGATCATCAACAGTTTGGATACAGACCGATCCGGTGTCGAGAGACTAGTCGTTTTCGTGTACAAGAAACCAGACACAGGTGAAATTGTAAGCTTCATTCCTCAAAAGGAACATCAGAGGAAAATTCCAGATTTCCCCATTCGTACGGTCGAATTCACAATATTGATCAGATTCAGTCCATTAGAGAAATATTTGACATCAGTCCCAGTAAAGATATAA